In the Sandaracinus amylolyticus genome, CCCGTAGACCAGCCCGCGGAAGAACACTTCCTCGGCGATCGGCGCGACCACCGCGAGCGCCGCGAACGAGAGCATCCCGCTCGGCCAGCTCACGAACGCCTCGACCGGCGCCTCTCCGGTCGACGGAACGATCGCGAGCGCGACCCGCGCGACGAGAGAGAGCAGCACCCCCACGAGCGGCGCGAGCACGAGCCATCCGATCGTGTAGGGGAGCGCGAGCCGTCGCGCGCGGGTGGGCTCGCCGACCCACGAAGGCGCGCGCGGCGCCCGCACCAGACCGAGCGCCGCGGTCTGCGCCCCCTCGACGCTCGGTCGCACCAGCACATAGGCCACCGCGATCTCGACGGCTGCGAGCGCGAGCCCGCCGACCAGCCCCGCGGTCGGGCCCGACGGTCCGAACGCGCCGATCGTGATCCCCGCGCCGAGCACCAGCGCGACCCCGAGCGCCGCGCGCACCGCACCGCGCGACGCCACGTCGTGGGCCTCCACCGGAGCGCGCGCGGTCATCACGAGCACCAGCCCGATCGCGACCCCGAGCGCGCCGAGCACGATCGCGAGATCCCGCTCGCCGAGCGGCTCTCGCGCGAGGATCCGCGCGCGCACCGGCACGCCCTCGATCGCGCCGTCGTCGCTCGCGAGCTCGATCGCGACCGGCACCGCGTCCTCGTCGATCGCGAGCTCGCGCACCCGCGCGAACACCACGCACGAGCCCGCCTCGGAGCGCGCCACGCCCTCGAGCAGCGCGGGATCGATCGCGAGCCCGAACATCTCCTCGGCGCGGTCGGTCCGCACCACCACGATCCGCCCGGCGCCGCTCCACCGCGTCGCCTCCATCGGGTCGCGCGCACAGAGCTCGAAGGTCGCGTCGTCGCCCCGCAGGAGGCGCGCCTCGAGCAGCCGCGACGATCCCGCCGGCGTCCACTCCCCGACCGCCTCGAGCTCGCGCGCCTCGAGCCCGCTCACCCGGATCACCGCCGCTCCCAGCGCGATCACCAGCGCGAGCGAAGCGGCCACCAACGCCGAGGAGATCGCCCGCGACACCGGCCCATCGTACCGAGCCCGAGGGGCGATTGGCACGATTCTGTACGCCGCTCGGTGCGATCTGAGGGTGCCGCCCGCGATCCCGCGCGCTCCGCCGTCCTCTCGGAAATGCCCAAGATTCGCGCATCCACGATCGAGGACAGCGAATTTCATCGATCGCCGGATCACGAGTGATCCCGTATGGATCAATCGCTATTCTCGACGTGACGTGACCATCGGTGAAAATACGTTGCGTGTCAGTGCTTGTCTCGTGCGCGATCCTCGCGTAGATCGCTTCCCATGCGCATCAGCAACTCGTTCTCCGAAGGCGAGATCCAGGTCATGGATTTCATCCTCACGACCCTCCTTCGCGGCGGCACCCCGAACATGGCGGTGCGGAGCAAGGATTTCGCGTCGTTGTGCCGCAAGGTGCAGTCGATGAAGTCGCGCGCGGCGGACGTGAAGTCGGGCGCGCCTGTCAAGCGCGGCGAGCCGACGCAGTCGTCGGTCGGCGTGATCGGCGCGGCGGACGAGTCGGTCGACGAGGGCGCCGAGGATCTTCGCGACGTCGGCTGAGCGCGGGACGGGATCGCGCGTGATCCGCCCGTGAATCACGCGCGATCGTCGGGGCCACGAAGGGATCGCCGACACGTCCCGTCTTGACGCGGGGGCGGCGCTCCACTAAGCGCGCGCACCGTATGACGTCCCCGAGCGAGCGTGAGAGCGGGAAGGCGGACGTGATCGTCCTGGCGGGAGGCCGGGTGATCGACCCGAGCACGGGTCACGACGGCGAAGCCGACGTGGTGCTCGAGGGCGGCAAGGTCACTCGGGTCGGGCGCGACGCGGGCCGAGGGATCGAAGGCGCTGCCGTGCAGCGGATCGAGGCGCGGGGACGCTGGGTCGTCCCCGGGTTCATCGACCTTCACGTGCACTTCCGCGAGCCCGGCCAGGAGTACAAGGAAGACATCGCGTCGGGCCTGCGCGCCGCGGCCGCGGGTGGCTTCACCGCGGTGTGCGCGATGCCGAACACCAAGCCGGTGAACGACACCCGCGCGATCACCGAGCAGATGGTCGCGCGCGCGAAGGAAGCAGGCGGCCCGCGCCTCTTCCCGTTCGGCGCGATCACGATGGGCAGCAAGGGCGAGCAGCTCACCGAGATGGCGGACATGAAGGACGCCGGCGCGGTGGGCGTGAGCGACGACGGCGTCTGCGTGATGAACGCGGCCGTCATGCGGCGCGCGCTCGAGTACGCCGCGACCTTCGACCTGCTCGTCTCGCAGCACTGCGAGGACCACCACCTCACGGCGGGCGCGCAGATGCACGAAGGTGCCATTTCGACGAAGCTCGGGCTCCGCGGATGGCCGCGCGAGGCCGAGGACGTCATCGTCGCGCGCGACCTCGTGCTGAACCAACGGGCCAAGGCGCGCTACCACGTGGCGCACGTCTCGACGAAGGGCGCGGTCGCGCTCATCCGCGAGGCGAAGGCACGCGGGCAGCGCGTGTCGTGCGAGGTGACGCCGCATCACCTCTTGCTCACGGATCACGAGCTCCTCGGGTACCGCACGGCGTGCAAGGTGAACCCGCCGCTGCGCGAGGCGGAGGACGTCGAGGCGATGGTCGAAGCACTGCGCGACGGGACCATCGACTGCGTCGCGACGGATCACGCGCCGCACAGCTCGCTCGAGAAGGACTGCGAGCTCGCGGCGGCCTCGCCCGGGATGATCGGGCTCGAGACCACGATCCCGCTGCTGCTCGGGCTGGTGCACCGCGGTGCGCTCTCGGCGACGCGCTTCGTCGAGGCGCTCACGAGCGGACCTGCCCGACTGTCGGGGATCCGCGGAGGCTCGCTGCGCGTCGGTGAGCGCGCGGACGTGACGGTGATCGACCCCGAGACGCGGTGGACGGTCGGGCGCGAGACGCTACGATCGAAATCCCT is a window encoding:
- a CDS encoding dihydroorotase, whose translation is MTSPSERESGKADVIVLAGGRVIDPSTGHDGEADVVLEGGKVTRVGRDAGRGIEGAAVQRIEARGRWVVPGFIDLHVHFREPGQEYKEDIASGLRAAAAGGFTAVCAMPNTKPVNDTRAITEQMVARAKEAGGPRLFPFGAITMGSKGEQLTEMADMKDAGAVGVSDDGVCVMNAAVMRRALEYAATFDLLVSQHCEDHHLTAGAQMHEGAISTKLGLRGWPREAEDVIVARDLVLNQRAKARYHVAHVSTKGAVALIREAKARGQRVSCEVTPHHLLLTDHELLGYRTACKVNPPLREAEDVEAMVEALRDGTIDCVATDHAPHSSLEKDCELAAASPGMIGLETTIPLLLGLVHRGALSATRFVEALTSGPARLSGIRGGSLRVGERADVTVIDPETRWTVGRETLRSKSLNSPWLGKELRGACAMTIAAGEVVFER
- a CDS encoding CPBP family intramembrane glutamic endopeptidase, translating into MAASLALVIALGAAVIRVSGLEARELEAVGEWTPAGSSRLLEARLLRGDDATFELCARDPMEATRWSGAGRIVVVRTDRAEEMFGLAIDPALLEGVARSEAGSCVVFARVRELAIDEDAVPVAIELASDDGAIEGVPVRARILAREPLGERDLAIVLGALGVAIGLVLVMTARAPVEAHDVASRGAVRAALGVALVLGAGITIGAFGPSGPTAGLVGGLALAAVEIAVAYVLVRPSVEGAQTAALGLVRAPRAPSWVGEPTRARRLALPYTIGWLVLAPLVGVLLSLVARVALAIVPSTGEAPVEAFVSWPSGMLSFAALAVVAPIAEEVFFRGLVYGALRGPGGAKRELVAIAGAWLLFAIAHAPQDWGNWGGLVSVLIAGLGFTLMRAASGSTLVPCVAHLVYNGLLAAGALAAGAT